In one window of Brachyhypopomus gauderio isolate BG-103 chromosome 16, BGAUD_0.2, whole genome shotgun sequence DNA:
- the LOC143477243 gene encoding uncharacterized protein LOC143477243, which translates to MRCHLVITSSATGAPIPQKTLQESAPKQVERFSNIDSSNIDSFLDAPEATLAEIQTFITGLKPVVVKRHVVPFTARMNAPKFYVNWKKSKKSQRAGLVFDVQKRSKASEISSTQNVSVNAESSFGSFLDSSVATFPTSAEIQTLMRTYGLKPVVVKRHVVPFTARMNAPKFYVNWKKSKKNAGVQKRSKASDHLQESSHIETKTNTFCQRLSRMCSTISKALSNPFKCFVRAS; encoded by the exons ATGAGGTGTCACCTAGTGATCACGTCATCTGCCACTGGGGCACCCATTCCTCAGAAGACTCTACAGGAGTCAGCTCCCAAACAGGTTGAGCGTTTCAGCAACATCGACAGTTCCAATATTGATTCCTTTTTGGACGCCCCAGAAGCCACTTTAGCAGAAATCCAGACATTTATAACTGGTCTGAAGCCTGTAGTGGTGAAAAGGCACGTTGTCCCTTTTACAGCTCGGATGAACGCTCCGAAATTCTATGTTAACTGGAAG AAGTCAAAAAAAAGCCAACGTGCTGGTCTGGTATTTGATGTCCAGAAGAGAAGCAAGGCTTCTGAGATCAGCAGCACTCAGAATGTGTCTGTTAACGCAGAAAGCAGTTTTGGTTCCTTTTTGGACTCTTCAGTAGCCACGTTCCCCACTTCAGCAGAAATCCAGACATTAATGAGAACTTATGGTCTGAAGCCTGTGGTGGTGAAAAGGCATGTTGTCCCTTTTACAGCTCGGATGAACGCTCCGAAATTCTATGTTAACTGGAAG AAGTCAAAAAAAAATGCTGGTGTCCAGAAGAGGAGCAAGGCTTCTGATCATCTTCAGGAAT CTTCCCACATTGAAACCAAAACCAACACTTTCTGCCAACGTTTGTCCAGAATGTGCTCAACAATTTCCAAAGCCCTGTCCAATCCTTTCAAATGCTTTGTTAGAGCATCCTGA
- the ivns1abpb gene encoding influenza virus NS1A-binding protein homolog B isoform X2: protein MERVKQICGDYLLSKMDCQSAIAYRSFASSMGDDRLLSNVDAYIQEHLLEIAEKDNFLKLPRLKLEVMLDENLNLPSNDKLYCKVINWVQHSLWESGEPLEKLMDEVQTLHYSADHRLHSGDVVEGRSEGDDDHGRFVQKKAPRESVQRQSVNAHCGFSSNPCGQPGKHEWRYIASEKTTSGAYVCLAVLKGALCVVSLHERCSPHSSPASTPCLQKSLSLEAQGDEPHERALASMHYARSGLGTAALDGRLIAAGGYNREECLRTVECYDPVKDSWTFICPMRTPRARFQMAVLMGQLYVMGGSNGHSDELSCGETYDPTSDEWTRVPELRMSRCNAGVCSLQNRLFVVGGSDPCGQNGLRNCDSFDPVSRTWSKCASLNIRRHQAAVCQLDGFMYAIGGAELWNCLNSVERYNPGNNTWTPVASMNVARRGAGVAVCHGKLFVVGGFDGSHALRCVEVYDSAINEWRMLGSMSAARSNAGVAVLDGVVYVVGGFDGNDFLNTMEVYDPESNEWSPCVE from the exons ATGGAAAGAGTCAAACAG ATCTGTGGAGACTACTTGTTGTCAAAAATGGACTGTCAAAGTGCCATCGCCTATCGCAGTTTTGCCAGCAGCATGGGAGACGACCGTCTGCTTAGTAATGTTGATGCTTACATCCAGGAGCACCTGCTGGAGATCGCTGAAAAAGACAACTTCCTTAAACTTCCTCGTCTTAAG TTGGAGGTGATGCTGGACGAGAACCTGAACTTGCCGAGTAACGACAAGCTGTATTGTAAGGTGATAAACTGGGTTCAGCACAGCTTGTGGGAGAGCGGTGAACCTCTGGAGAAGCTGATGGATGAG GTCCAAACGCTACACTACTCCGCGGACCACAGACTGCACAGCGGTGACGTGGTGGAGGGGCGGTCAGAGGGGGACGATGACCACGGCCGCTTTGTGCAG AAGAAGGCTCCTCGTGAGAGCgtacagagacagagtgtgaaCGCGCATTGTGGCTTCTCCTCCAACCCCTGTGGCCAGCCCGGCAAACACGAGTGGAGATACATCGCCTCGGAGAAAACCACCA GCGGGGCGTACGTGTGCCTGGCCGTGCTGAAGGGCGCGTTGTGCGTGGTCTCCCTGCACGAGCGCTGCAGCCCCCACAGCTCTCCCGCCTCCACCCCCTGTCTGCAGAAGAGCCTCAGCCTGGAGGCCCAGGGCGACGAGCCCCACGAGCGGGCCCTGGCGTCCATGCACTACGCCCGCTCCGGACTGGGTACCGCCGCGCTGGACGGAAGACTCATCGCCGCAG GTGGCTACAACAGGGAGGAGTGCCTGAGGACTGTGGAGTGTTACGACCCGGTGAAGGACTCCTGGACCTTCATCTGTCCCATGCGAACTCCTCGCGCACGCTTCCAAATGGCTGTCCTGATG GGCCAGCTGTATGTAATGGGTGGCTCCAACGGTCACTCAGACGAGCTGAGTTGTGGGGAGACGTATGACCCCACGTCTGATGAGTGGACGCGCGTTCCTGAGCTCAGAATGAGTCGCTgtaatgcag GTGTCTGCTCTTTGCAAAACAGACTGTTTGTGGTGGGAGGATCAGACCCCTGTGGCCAGAATGGTCTGAGGAACTGTGACTCCTTTGACCCAGTGTCCAGGACCTGGAGCAAATGTGCCTCTCTCAACATCC GGCGACACCAGGCAGCTGTGTGTCAGCTGGATGGCTTCATGTATGCGATTGGTGGTGCCGAGCTGTGGAACTGCCTGAACTCGGTTGAGCGGTATAACCCTGGGAACAACACCTGGACCCCGGTGGCCTCCATGAACGTGGCCCGCAGGGGGGCGGGGGTGGCTGTGTGTCACG ggaagttgtttgtggtgggaGGGTTCGATGGTTCTCATGCCCTTCGCTGCGTTGAGGTCTACGACTCCGCCATTAATGAGTGGAGGATGCTGGGAAGCATGTCGGCGGCACGCAGCAACGCGGGAGTGGCCGTGCTCGATGGGGTTGTGTACGTTGTGGGGGGTTTTGATGGCAACGACTTTCTCAACACCATGGAGGTGTATGACCCAGAAAGCAACGAATGGAGCCCCTGTGTGGAGTAA
- the ivns1abpb gene encoding influenza virus NS1A-binding protein homolog B isoform X1, with the protein MITNGALMFEDENFLDSTVAKMNALRKNGQFCDVRLQVCGHELMAHRAVLACCSPYLFEVFNTEAEPQGGVSLVRFDDLDPKAVEILLSYAYTAQLRVEEDLVQGVYCAAKKLRMERVKQICGDYLLSKMDCQSAIAYRSFASSMGDDRLLSNVDAYIQEHLLEIAEKDNFLKLPRLKLEVMLDENLNLPSNDKLYCKVINWVQHSLWESGEPLEKLMDEVQTLHYSADHRLHSGDVVEGRSEGDDDHGRFVQKKAPRESVQRQSVNAHCGFSSNPCGQPGKHEWRYIASEKTTSGAYVCLAVLKGALCVVSLHERCSPHSSPASTPCLQKSLSLEAQGDEPHERALASMHYARSGLGTAALDGRLIAAGGYNREECLRTVECYDPVKDSWTFICPMRTPRARFQMAVLMGQLYVMGGSNGHSDELSCGETYDPTSDEWTRVPELRMSRCNAGVCSLQNRLFVVGGSDPCGQNGLRNCDSFDPVSRTWSKCASLNIRRHQAAVCQLDGFMYAIGGAELWNCLNSVERYNPGNNTWTPVASMNVARRGAGVAVCHGKLFVVGGFDGSHALRCVEVYDSAINEWRMLGSMSAARSNAGVAVLDGVVYVVGGFDGNDFLNTMEVYDPESNEWSPCVE; encoded by the exons ATGATTACCAATGGTGCTTTGATGTTTGAGGATGAGAACTTCCTTGACTCCACTGTGGCAAAGATGAACGCCCTTCGTAAAAATGGCCAGTTCTGTGACGTCAGACTGCAG GTGTGTGGTCATGAGCTGATGGCCCACAGGGCTGTGCTGGCCTGCTGCAGCCCTTACCTGTTTGAGGTGTTCAACACGGAGGCGGAGCCTCAGGGGGGCGTTTCCCTGGTGAGGTTTGATGACCTAGACCCAAAGGCTGTGGAGATCCTGCTCAGCTATGCCTATACTGCACA gctCAGGGTGGAGGAAGACCTTGTGCAAGGTGTGTACTGTGCCGCAAAGAAGCTGAGAATGGAAAGAGTCAAACAG ATCTGTGGAGACTACTTGTTGTCAAAAATGGACTGTCAAAGTGCCATCGCCTATCGCAGTTTTGCCAGCAGCATGGGAGACGACCGTCTGCTTAGTAATGTTGATGCTTACATCCAGGAGCACCTGCTGGAGATCGCTGAAAAAGACAACTTCCTTAAACTTCCTCGTCTTAAG TTGGAGGTGATGCTGGACGAGAACCTGAACTTGCCGAGTAACGACAAGCTGTATTGTAAGGTGATAAACTGGGTTCAGCACAGCTTGTGGGAGAGCGGTGAACCTCTGGAGAAGCTGATGGATGAG GTCCAAACGCTACACTACTCCGCGGACCACAGACTGCACAGCGGTGACGTGGTGGAGGGGCGGTCAGAGGGGGACGATGACCACGGCCGCTTTGTGCAG AAGAAGGCTCCTCGTGAGAGCgtacagagacagagtgtgaaCGCGCATTGTGGCTTCTCCTCCAACCCCTGTGGCCAGCCCGGCAAACACGAGTGGAGATACATCGCCTCGGAGAAAACCACCA GCGGGGCGTACGTGTGCCTGGCCGTGCTGAAGGGCGCGTTGTGCGTGGTCTCCCTGCACGAGCGCTGCAGCCCCCACAGCTCTCCCGCCTCCACCCCCTGTCTGCAGAAGAGCCTCAGCCTGGAGGCCCAGGGCGACGAGCCCCACGAGCGGGCCCTGGCGTCCATGCACTACGCCCGCTCCGGACTGGGTACCGCCGCGCTGGACGGAAGACTCATCGCCGCAG GTGGCTACAACAGGGAGGAGTGCCTGAGGACTGTGGAGTGTTACGACCCGGTGAAGGACTCCTGGACCTTCATCTGTCCCATGCGAACTCCTCGCGCACGCTTCCAAATGGCTGTCCTGATG GGCCAGCTGTATGTAATGGGTGGCTCCAACGGTCACTCAGACGAGCTGAGTTGTGGGGAGACGTATGACCCCACGTCTGATGAGTGGACGCGCGTTCCTGAGCTCAGAATGAGTCGCTgtaatgcag GTGTCTGCTCTTTGCAAAACAGACTGTTTGTGGTGGGAGGATCAGACCCCTGTGGCCAGAATGGTCTGAGGAACTGTGACTCCTTTGACCCAGTGTCCAGGACCTGGAGCAAATGTGCCTCTCTCAACATCC GGCGACACCAGGCAGCTGTGTGTCAGCTGGATGGCTTCATGTATGCGATTGGTGGTGCCGAGCTGTGGAACTGCCTGAACTCGGTTGAGCGGTATAACCCTGGGAACAACACCTGGACCCCGGTGGCCTCCATGAACGTGGCCCGCAGGGGGGCGGGGGTGGCTGTGTGTCACG ggaagttgtttgtggtgggaGGGTTCGATGGTTCTCATGCCCTTCGCTGCGTTGAGGTCTACGACTCCGCCATTAATGAGTGGAGGATGCTGGGAAGCATGTCGGCGGCACGCAGCAACGCGGGAGTGGCCGTGCTCGATGGGGTTGTGTACGTTGTGGGGGGTTTTGATGGCAACGACTTTCTCAACACCATGGAGGTGTATGACCCAGAAAGCAACGAATGGAGCCCCTGTGTGGAGTAA